The bacterium genome includes a window with the following:
- the tgt gene encoding tRNA guanosine(34) transglycosylase Tgt — MGFEVTKKSSQSEARAGRITTSRGVIETPVFMPVGTQATVKSASPEELAGMGVEIILSNTYHLFLRPGREIISLCGGLHSFMHWDRPILTDSGGYQIFSLGRLRKVTDEGAKFQSHIDGAYHLLTPEYVVEFQWELGSDIIMPLDECAPYPCTYDHARQAVERTSLWAKRSKETYSHLLETSSLFGIVQGSVYPELRQRSLEDLLELDFSGYALGGLSVGEPKSLLYEVVGYIAPLLPVEKPRYLMGVGPPEDLLTAIESGVDMFDCVMPTRHARTGSVFTSQGIVVIRNAEYARDLSPLDPKCDCYACRHYSRAYIRHLINCGEILGMRLNTLHNIYFMVNLMRQAREAIREDRFPEFKKGFLEQYR, encoded by the coding sequence ATGGGGTTTGAAGTTACCAAAAAATCCAGCCAAAGTGAAGCCAGGGCAGGACGGATAACCACCTCCAGGGGAGTGATAGAGACGCCTGTCTTTATGCCTGTCGGCACCCAGGCCACGGTCAAAAGCGCCAGTCCGGAAGAGCTTGCCGGTATGGGGGTAGAGATTATTTTGTCCAACACCTATCATCTCTTTCTCCGCCCTGGTCGCGAGATCATTAGCCTCTGCGGCGGGTTGCATTCCTTTATGCACTGGGATAGACCTATCCTGACCGACAGCGGGGGGTATCAGATATTCAGCCTAGGCCGGCTTCGAAAGGTGACCGATGAAGGGGCCAAATTTCAATCCCATATTGATGGCGCTTACCATCTGCTTACCCCTGAATATGTGGTTGAATTTCAATGGGAATTAGGTTCAGACATCATTATGCCCCTGGATGAATGCGCTCCTTATCCTTGCACTTATGACCACGCCCGCCAAGCGGTGGAACGGACAAGCCTCTGGGCGAAAAGATCAAAAGAAACCTATTCCCATTTACTCGAAACTTCTTCTCTCTTTGGGATTGTGCAGGGGAGTGTTTATCCCGAACTCCGCCAGCGCAGCCTTGAGGATTTACTGGAGCTGGATTTTTCCGGCTATGCCTTAGGCGGCTTGAGTGTGGGTGAACCTAAGAGCCTGCTTTATGAGGTGGTGGGTTATATCGCTCCGCTCCTTCCGGTAGAGAAGCCCAGATATTTGATGGGGGTTGGACCTCCTGAAGATTTGCTGACGGCTATTGAAAGCGGGGTAGATATGTTCGACTGTGTCATGCCCACCAGACATGCCAGAACCGGCAGTGTCTTTACCTCGCAGGGGATAGTGGTCATCAGAAATGCCGAATATGCCAGAGACCTGTCTCCCCTTGATCCCAAGTGTGACTGTTATGCCTGTCGCCATTATTCCAGGGCCTATATCAGACATCTGATTAATTGCGGTGAAATCCTGGGTATGAGGCTCAATACCCTGCATAATATCTATTTTATGGTGAATCTGATGAGACAGGCGAGAGAGGCCATCAGGGAAGATCGGTTTCCGGAATTTAAGAAGGGCTTCCTGGAGCAATACAGATAG
- a CDS encoding peptidoglycan-binding protein, whose amino-acid sequence MAVYKLGSKGKEVKEIQERLKALGYYQGIIDGDFGEGTASAVKSFQKEKNLTIDGIVGPITWKILFTPSPDYKLNINRTVLLETKDYCATETAKDLIVLHHTVGGTALSTINYWKTDPGRIATAYVVERDGVVYEVFDPKYWAFHLGLKGSGGIVDKRSIGIEIASEGGLIQREGKLYCFGKVSERTLFTQAYYDYGVVWRGYRFFDAYSDAQISSVIGLINLLCEQFKIPRQTPANHFEADDSYRQFTGILGHHHLRPDKSDIHPGFPWQKVVNKCGLKLV is encoded by the coding sequence ATGGCAGTTTACAAACTTGGTTCAAAAGGGAAAGAGGTAAAGGAGATTCAGGAAAGACTTAAGGCATTAGGGTATTATCAGGGAATAATAGATGGAGATTTCGGAGAAGGAACAGCATCGGCAGTTAAATCATTTCAGAAGGAAAAAAATCTTACTATTGATGGTATTGTTGGCCCAATAACCTGGAAGATATTATTTACCCCTTCGCCAGACTACAAACTAAATATCAACCGGACAGTTCTTCTCGAAACTAAGGATTATTGTGCCACCGAAACAGCAAAAGATTTAATTGTCTTGCATCACACAGTAGGGGGAACAGCCTTGAGCACCATCAATTACTGGAAGACAGACCCTGGTCGAATTGCTACTGCTTATGTTGTAGAAAGGGATGGTGTCGTCTATGAAGTCTTTGACCCTAAATACTGGGCATTCCATCTGGGACTTAAAGGGAGTGGTGGTATTGTGGATAAACGAAGCATTGGGATTGAGATTGCCAGTGAAGGTGGTTTAATTCAAAGAGAGGGCAAACTCTATTGCTTTGGCAAGGTCTCAGAGCGAACATTATTTACCCAAGCCTATTATGATTATGGGGTGGTATGGAGAGGATACCGATTTTTTGATGCATACTCTGATGCCCAGATTTCATCTGTGATTGGATTAATTAATCTACTCTGCGAACAATTTAAGATTCCCAGGCAGACACCAGCTAATCATTTTGAGGCAGATGATAGCTATCGGCAATTTACAGGTATTCTTGGGCATCACCATCTACGGCCGGATAAATCTGATATACATCCTGGCTTCCCCTGGCAAAAGGTGGTTAATAAGTGTGGATTGAAATTAGTATGA